From a region of the Candidatus Zymogenaceae bacterium genome:
- a CDS encoding AMP-binding protein, translated as MRLFNRRYETLSRDDMAQLQLERLQSTINRAYKNVVFYQSEMKDRDISPRDITQVADLTKIGFTTRDDLSYNYPYGLFAVPLRDIVRINSTSGITGKPTVIGYTKNDLGVWTELISRLFTGAGVTADDIVQMSFDFGMANWGRSMRAAAEHIEASVIPMSYLNASKELMIMSDYRTSCLVSTPSHALHLAWLAKEQGMDVAKLNISRAILVSEPLSDVDRERIESGLGVHVSTAYGIPEGMGPGVAYECAEGRLHISEDHFIVETIHPETSEPVPAGEEGELVITTITTKAFPLIRFRTGDISRIVPDGECPCGRTLSVMEAPMKRSDDMLSFRGIKVYPNQIKSVISGVLGESPPFVIELFKVKELDHMDIYIEEGEALFSDTIKQLENIISGIRGDLLELLGIRANIKLVESSTMQELLERGKQVIYRDTISKE; from the coding sequence ATGAGACTATTTAACCGTCGGTATGAAACCCTTTCACGGGACGATATGGCCCAACTGCAGCTCGAACGGCTTCAGAGCACCATCAACAGGGCGTATAAAAACGTCGTGTTTTACCAGAGCGAAATGAAGGATCGGGATATATCGCCCAGGGATATCACACAGGTGGCGGATCTTACGAAGATCGGTTTTACCACCCGTGACGATTTGAGCTACAATTACCCGTATGGATTGTTCGCCGTGCCGCTTCGTGATATCGTACGCATCAACAGCACCTCGGGGATTACCGGCAAACCGACGGTCATCGGGTATACGAAGAACGATCTGGGAGTGTGGACGGAGCTGATATCCCGTCTTTTTACCGGCGCGGGTGTCACCGCGGACGACATCGTGCAGATGTCCTTCGATTTCGGCATGGCCAACTGGGGACGAAGCATGCGTGCGGCCGCGGAACATATCGAGGCGTCGGTCATCCCCATGAGTTATCTCAACGCCTCGAAAGAACTCATGATCATGTCGGATTATCGCACGTCATGCCTCGTTTCCACGCCGTCACACGCACTGCACCTGGCGTGGCTTGCAAAAGAGCAGGGTATGGATGTTGCGAAACTTAATATATCCCGAGCCATACTCGTTTCGGAGCCCTTGTCCGATGTCGATCGAGAGCGTATTGAATCTGGTCTGGGCGTCCATGTCAGTACGGCCTACGGCATACCCGAAGGAATGGGACCTGGCGTCGCATATGAGTGCGCCGAGGGACGGCTTCATATCTCCGAAGACCATTTCATTGTGGAGACGATTCATCCCGAGACGTCAGAGCCCGTGCCCGCAGGAGAAGAGGGGGAGCTTGTTATTACCACCATCACGACGAAGGCGTTTCCTCTGATTCGCTTTCGAACAGGGGATATCTCCCGCATTGTGCCCGACGGCGAATGTCCGTGCGGAAGAACGCTCTCGGTGATGGAGGCGCCCATGAAGCGATCGGATGATATGCTCTCGTTTCGAGGCATCAAGGTATATCCGAACCAGATCAAGTCCGTCATATCCGGCGTCCTGGGAGAATCGCCGCCGTTTGTGATAGAACTTTTCAAGGTAAAAGAACTGGATCATATGGATATATACATTGAGGAAGGAGAGGCGCTCTTCAGCGACACGATAAAACAACTTGAAAATATTATTTCCGGGATACGTGGGGATCTGCTGGAGTTGCTCGGAATCAGGGCGAACATAAAACTGGTTGAGAGTTCCACCATGCAGGAATTATTGGAGAGGGGAAAACAGGTCATATATCGAGATACTATTTCAAAGGAGTAA
- a CDS encoding ABC transporter ATP-binding protein, with protein MIKVRNLSTYYRKIRALDNVSLHVWSGEIVSLIGANGSGKTTLLNNISGVVPFRRGEISIDGVDIYGKKPEDIVGLGVSQVPEGRQIFATLTVLDNLRLGAYLRYRKWQRKAISDDMEAVFSVFPILKERLKQRAGTLSGGEQQMLAIARGLMAKPKLLMLDEPSLGLAPKITMEILEVIVSLKEQGLTILLVEQNARAALKISDRGYVIETGSVVIQGEGGELLRDGDIKRAYLGRDYREFWE; from the coding sequence GTGATTAAAGTCAGGAATCTTTCCACATATTACCGGAAGATCAGGGCGCTGGACAACGTCTCGCTCCATGTCTGGTCCGGAGAGATTGTCTCTCTCATCGGTGCGAACGGTTCCGGCAAGACGACGCTTTTGAACAATATTTCCGGCGTCGTCCCGTTCCGCAGGGGCGAGATATCGATCGACGGCGTCGACATATACGGAAAGAAACCGGAAGACATCGTGGGGCTCGGTGTCTCCCAGGTCCCCGAGGGGCGGCAGATTTTCGCCACCCTGACGGTCCTGGACAACCTGAGGCTGGGCGCATACCTGAGATACAGGAAATGGCAGAGAAAGGCCATCTCCGATGATATGGAGGCCGTTTTTTCCGTATTCCCGATACTCAAGGAACGCCTCAAACAGCGGGCGGGGACCCTTTCCGGAGGCGAACAACAGATGCTCGCCATCGCCCGGGGGCTGATGGCGAAGCCGAAGCTGTTGATGCTCGATGAGCCGTCACTGGGATTGGCGCCGAAAATCACCATGGAAATACTTGAGGTGATCGTCTCGTTGAAGGAACAGGGCCTCACCATTCTTCTGGTGGAGCAAAACGCCAGGGCCGCCCTGAAGATTTCGGACAGGGGATACGTCATAGAAACCGGGAGCGTCGTCATCCAGGGGGAGGGGGGTGAACTCTTGCGGGACGGAGACATAAAACGGGCATATCTCGGTCGGGATTACCGGGAATTCTGGGAGTGA
- a CDS encoding ABC transporter ATP-binding protein, giving the protein MLSIEGASINFGGVHALKHVTFQVKEGSIKAIIGPNGAGKTTLFNLISGFYPPVSGKLFFRDKAIHGLKPHQVAALGISRTFQNVELFDNMTVVENVMLGRHARSSAGLVRGLIGGAFRSPFVRREERDIRDQAMKYLDFVGLAPRAQDNALSLPLGHQRYLEIARALAAEPKLLLLDEPAAGLDERETEDLARLIDNIRKFDITIMLVEHDMNLTMDISEEIVVLDHGELIAEGTPREIQNNKKVIEAYLGEDIGD; this is encoded by the coding sequence ATGCTCTCGATCGAAGGCGCCTCCATAAATTTCGGTGGTGTTCACGCACTCAAACATGTCACCTTTCAGGTGAAGGAAGGATCCATAAAAGCGATCATCGGCCCGAACGGCGCCGGGAAAACGACGCTCTTCAACCTGATATCAGGATTTTACCCTCCCGTGTCCGGAAAGCTCTTTTTTCGCGACAAGGCGATTCACGGACTCAAACCACATCAGGTGGCCGCTCTGGGTATCAGCAGGACCTTTCAGAATGTCGAGCTGTTTGATAACATGACGGTGGTGGAAAACGTCATGCTGGGACGACACGCGCGATCAAGCGCCGGCCTTGTGCGGGGATTGATTGGCGGTGCCTTCAGGTCTCCATTCGTCAGGAGGGAAGAGAGGGATATCAGAGACCAGGCGATGAAGTATCTTGATTTCGTCGGTCTCGCACCCAGGGCCCAGGACAATGCCCTGTCCCTTCCCCTGGGGCATCAGAGGTATCTGGAGATAGCACGGGCGCTTGCGGCGGAACCGAAGCTTTTGCTACTCGACGAGCCGGCCGCGGGACTGGACGAGCGGGAGACCGAGGACCTGGCCCGTCTTATCGACAATATCAGGAAGTTCGATATTACGATCATGCTGGTGGAGCATGACATGAACCTGACGATGGACATTTCCGAGGAGATCGTCGTGCTCGATCATGGGGAACTGATTGCCGAGGGAACACCCCGGGAGATACAGAACAACAAGAAGGTCATCGAGGCATACCTGGGAGAGGATATCGGTGATTAA
- a CDS encoding branched-chain amino acid ABC transporter permease, with amino-acid sequence MSSRIHITAVLVLSGVMLCLPLLLNNDYYLSVLIIIGLNTILALGLNLLMGYAGQISLGHAAFFGLGAYTSGILTTSYGVHPIAALVIALGVVGIVALVVGVPSLRLKGYFLAMATLGFGIIVNILFKEMSFITQGPSGFRGIPELSAFGFVFDTDLKYYYLVWASTIVILMLSANIINSRIGRALRAIHTSEAAAGSLGVNIQSYKLAIFILSALYASLAGSLYAHFIGFISPSSFGFHFSIVLVTMVVVGGMASIWGAIFGASVLTLLPEFLMALEDYEIVVYGLILMLIMIFLPEGLTRGVIERIKGRRVG; translated from the coding sequence ATGTCATCACGGATACATATCACAGCGGTCCTTGTGCTCTCCGGCGTGATGCTCTGTCTCCCGCTGCTTCTGAACAACGACTACTATTTGAGCGTGTTGATCATTATCGGACTGAATACGATATTGGCCCTGGGCCTGAATCTTCTGATGGGGTACGCGGGCCAGATATCCCTGGGACACGCCGCATTCTTCGGGCTTGGGGCGTATACATCGGGCATATTGACCACGTCATACGGCGTTCATCCCATTGCCGCTCTGGTCATCGCCCTGGGTGTGGTGGGAATTGTGGCGCTCGTTGTGGGCGTTCCGTCCCTTCGTCTCAAGGGATATTTCCTCGCAATGGCCACCCTCGGGTTCGGCATCATCGTCAACATTCTTTTCAAGGAGATGTCGTTCATCACCCAGGGGCCGTCCGGCTTTCGCGGAATACCGGAGCTTTCCGCATTCGGATTTGTATTCGATACCGACCTGAAATACTATTATCTCGTATGGGCGTCGACCATCGTCATACTAATGCTCAGCGCGAATATCATAAACTCCCGCATCGGGAGAGCCTTGAGGGCGATTCACACCTCTGAGGCAGCGGCGGGGAGTCTGGGGGTGAACATCCAGAGCTACAAACTCGCCATCTTCATCCTGAGCGCCCTGTACGCATCGCTTGCCGGGAGCCTCTACGCACATTTTATCGGATTCATCAGTCCCAGCTCCTTCGGTTTTCATTTTTCCATCGTGCTGGTCACGATGGTGGTGGTCGGCGGTATGGCGAGCATCTGGGGCGCCATCTTCGGCGCTTCGGTATTGACGCTGCTGCCAGAATTCCTGATGGCGTTGGAGGATTATGAAATAGTCGTATACGGTCTCATTCTGATGCTCATCATGATATTTTTGCCCGAAGGACTGACAAGGGGCGTCATCGAGAGAATAAAGGGGAGGCGTGTCGGATGA
- a CDS encoding branched-chain amino acid ABC transporter permease: MTIFDKLLQFFIGGITNGSIYAMVALGFTIVYHTTEIINFAQGEFVMLGALLMVSFSLIPGMPLACAFVLAVLGVTVVGILVNLLVIRPVRNPNHISLIIITIGASIFIRGIAMQSWAWGKGEYASTPFSGETPILIGNAAMTPQAIWIIGITLTILMLLHFFFENTITGKGMRACAVNPRAASLMGIKVSRMVVITFALSGMLGAVAGIIITPTTTASYKMGVMLGLKGFCAAIIGGLGSIPGAIIGGFVLGVLESMGAGLISSAYKDAIAFVALLVVLFVRPSGILGIGDIKRV, from the coding sequence ATGACGATTTTCGACAAGCTCCTCCAGTTTTTTATCGGCGGTATCACCAACGGATCCATCTACGCGATGGTCGCCCTGGGGTTTACGATCGTCTATCATACGACGGAGATTATCAACTTCGCCCAGGGTGAGTTTGTGATGCTGGGGGCGCTGTTAATGGTTTCGTTTTCACTCATCCCCGGAATGCCGCTCGCGTGTGCGTTCGTGTTGGCTGTTCTTGGTGTGACCGTCGTGGGAATCCTGGTAAATCTTCTGGTGATACGTCCGGTACGCAATCCGAATCACATATCCCTCATTATCATCACCATCGGCGCGTCCATTTTTATTCGAGGGATCGCCATGCAGTCGTGGGCCTGGGGGAAGGGGGAATATGCGTCAACGCCGTTTTCCGGGGAGACGCCGATTCTCATCGGTAACGCCGCCATGACCCCCCAGGCCATCTGGATTATCGGGATAACCCTGACGATATTGATGTTGCTTCATTTCTTCTTTGAAAATACCATAACCGGCAAGGGCATGAGGGCCTGCGCCGTCAATCCCAGGGCCGCAAGCCTTATGGGCATCAAGGTCAGCAGGATGGTGGTGATTACATTCGCGTTGTCGGGGATGCTGGGCGCGGTCGCCGGGATCATCATCACCCCGACGACGACGGCGTCGTACAAGATGGGCGTAATGCTGGGTCTCAAGGGATTCTGCGCCGCGATAATCGGTGGTCTGGGGAGCATTCCCGGAGCGATCATTGGCGGATTTGTTCTGGGAGTGCTCGAATCGATGGGTGCGGGCCTGATATCATCGGCATATAAAGACGCCATCGCCTTCGTTGCATTGTTAGTAGTTTTGTTTGTGAGGCCCAGCGGTATACTGGGAATCGGGGATATCAAGCGGGTATAG
- a CDS encoding ABC transporter substrate-binding protein: MCRKNAVLYIIMAMVLSCALILGACDKGTEAPDETAPTGTMIDESLDPYVIGGVFSITGRASFLGEPERNSMELFSDIVNENGGINGHKLEVIIYDDEGDPTNTVINVKKLIEKDNVLAIVGPSLSGNTLGVIDTVEEKEVPLISCAASIKITSPVKPWVFKTPQTDEHAVEKIYEYLANEGIKKIAIITVSNGYGDSGKEQLKSQAEEAGVTIVAEESYGEEDSDMTAQLTNIKGTDAEAIVCWGTNPGPAIIAKNIVQLGIELPLIQSHGVASPSYIEYAGDASNGNILPTGKILIIDQLPKSDVQYDALKEYRELYEAAYESEVSGFGGYAWDAMGIIALALETSGADRAALRDAIEGTTDFVGVSGVFNMSPEDHTGLTKDAFVIVVIEDGGWKIVE, from the coding sequence ATGTGTAGAAAGAATGCAGTGTTATACATTATTATGGCGATGGTCCTCTCATGCGCCCTGATACTGGGTGCGTGTGATAAGGGAACAGAGGCTCCCGATGAAACGGCGCCGACAGGCACGATGATCGATGAAAGCCTCGATCCATATGTCATCGGCGGAGTGTTCTCAATTACCGGCCGCGCCTCGTTTCTCGGCGAGCCGGAGAGAAACTCAATGGAGCTGTTCTCAGACATCGTCAACGAGAACGGCGGGATCAACGGGCACAAGCTTGAAGTCATTATTTATGACGACGAGGGAGACCCGACAAATACCGTGATCAATGTCAAGAAGCTCATTGAGAAGGACAACGTCCTTGCAATCGTCGGCCCCAGCCTTTCGGGGAACACCCTTGGGGTCATCGACACCGTCGAGGAGAAGGAGGTACCCCTCATCTCCTGCGCTGCGAGCATCAAGATTACATCACCGGTAAAGCCCTGGGTATTCAAGACCCCCCAGACGGACGAGCACGCCGTCGAGAAGATTTATGAGTACCTTGCCAACGAGGGTATCAAAAAAATCGCCATTATCACCGTCTCCAACGGTTATGGCGACAGCGGAAAAGAACAGCTCAAGTCCCAGGCGGAAGAGGCGGGAGTGACGATCGTGGCCGAGGAGTCCTACGGCGAAGAAGACAGCGACATGACCGCGCAGTTGACAAACATCAAGGGCACCGACGCAGAAGCGATCGTGTGCTGGGGAACAAATCCGGGGCCCGCTATTATCGCAAAGAACATCGTACAGCTTGGCATTGAACTGCCCCTGATTCAGAGCCACGGCGTTGCATCACCCAGCTACATCGAGTATGCAGGCGACGCCTCCAACGGGAACATCCTTCCCACCGGGAAGATCCTCATCATAGATCAGCTTCCAAAAAGTGATGTTCAGTATGACGCCCTGAAGGAATACCGGGAACTGTACGAGGCCGCATACGAGAGCGAGGTGTCGGGATTCGGCGGATACGCGTGGGATGCCATGGGAATCATCGCGCTGGCCCTTGAAACGTCCGGTGCCGACAGAGCCGCCCTGAGAGATGCCATAGAGGGCACGACGGACTTTGTGGGTGTCAGCGGTGTGTTCAATATGTCCCCCGAAGACCATACGGGACTGACAAAAGACGCCTTCGTTATCGTGGTAATTGAAGACGGTGGATGGAAAATCGTGGAATAG
- a CDS encoding ACT domain-containing protein, whose protein sequence is MKVEQISIFLENKSGRLAEVTRILGESGVNIRALSLADTTDFGILRIIVNNTEKAKDVLKKGGFTVGKTEVIAVEVPDHPGGLAGILDILKSEKLNVEYMYAFVERSGQCAVIIFRFDEIDRAIKVLGDKGVTVLPGEKVYAL, encoded by the coding sequence ATGAAGGTTGAACAAATATCCATATTTCTTGAAAACAAATCGGGACGTCTCGCAGAGGTAACCAGGATACTCGGTGAGTCCGGCGTGAATATACGGGCGCTCTCTCTTGCCGATACGACCGATTTCGGTATTCTGAGAATCATTGTGAATAATACCGAAAAGGCCAAAGATGTTCTCAAGAAGGGCGGTTTTACCGTGGGGAAAACAGAGGTTATCGCGGTGGAGGTTCCCGATCATCCCGGGGGACTCGCCGGTATTCTCGATATTCTCAAATCAGAAAAACTCAACGTGGAGTATATGTACGCGTTTGTAGAGCGAAGCGGCCAGTGTGCGGTCATCATCTTTCGTTTTGACGAGATCGACCGCGCCATCAAGGTGCTCGGAGATAAGGGCGTGACGGTACTCCCGGGTGAAAAAGTGTACGCGTTATAA